The Desulfovibrio psychrotolerans genomic interval GCCATGAGGTCCAGAAAGCCGGTGCTGAAATCTATGCCGCCGGTGGCACCCGTCTGGGCCACGCGCAGGCCGCGTTCCGCCGCGAACAGGGTGGCGGCCATGCCCGCAAAGCCCGCGCCGAGCACCATGACATCATAGAGGGTTTCGTACCTGTTCATGCCCGCTCTCCCGTTGAGTCCGCAGAGGGGCTTTCTGCCTCGCACGCGCCGGACCCGTCCGGATGGTGCAGTTCCATGTCCATCATGCCGCAGTACAGGGCTTCCTGCAGGTCTGCCTGCATGGCGGGCAGGCCCCACAGGATGGGGGAGAAACCGCGCCAGCGCCGTTCCACAAAGCTTTTCAGTTCTGCCATGCCCTGCGTGCCGGAAACACACTGCCTGTCGTACAGGTGGCTGGTGACGCGCAGCCCGCAGAACCCGCCCTGACACGGCCCCTTGCCCACGCGGCTGCGCAGCCCGATGGCGTTGAGCATGGAGCGACCGCGGTTGGGGCCTACGGTGTTGATGATGTCGTCCACCACGCTGCGCGAGACCATTTCGCACTCGCAGAGTATCTGGTCGTGGGCGTCGCGGGTGCCGAGCCATGTGCGGGCGGTGAGGCCCGGTTCTGTCCACATGCCCATGGAGGAGGCGGGGAGCGGCGTGGTGCGGGTGAGGCACGGGGCGGTAACACCCAGCTTGCGGCATACGAGGTCTGCTGTTTTTTCTGCCATGAGCCGGTAGGTAGTGAGCTTGCCGCCGGTGATGGTGACGAAATTGGCGATGTTGTCCCGCTCGTGGTCTATGAGGCTGAACCCCCGGCTTACGTTGCGCGCGTCTGAGGCGTCGCCCGCAAGGACCAGCGGGCGCACTCCGGCGTAGGCGCGGATGTAGCGGGTGGTTTCCAGCACGGGGACCATGGCGCGCGCATCACCGATGATGCTGTCTGCCTCCGGTACGGTGGGGCGGGCGAGGTCCGGGTCGTGGATGGTCACGGAGGTGGTGCCCAGCACGGAGACCGTGCCGCCGGGGACGAGGATGTCTGAATCCGAAGGTTTGCGCAGCCGGTTCACCACCCGCGAGGTGAGGCGGTTCTGCGTGATGAGCAGGCTGCCGGAAGAGTAGAGCAGGGGGATGGACGCCCCGGCCATGCGGGCTATGTTGCCCGCCCATGCGCCGGAAGCGTTTACGATACATCGGGCTTCTGCCAGCAGGGGTTCGCCTGTGGTGTCGTCTGTGAGTTCCACGGCGCGGATGAGGCCGGATTCCACACGGAATCCGGTGACGCGGGTGTGGCAGCGGTAGGTGCTGCCCATGGTCACGGCATGGGCGATGTTGTCCAGCGAGAGCATGAAGGGATCTACAGCGGCATCGTTTACGGCGTAGGCGGCGATGAGTCTTTCGGTGAGCACCGGTTCCATGTGGCGGGCCTGCTGCGTTTCCAGAGGCGTGCAGGGAATGGCGCTGCGGGCGCACATGGATTCAAAGTCGGCTATGTAGCGTTCGTCATCGCCCTGAACGGCCACGAACAGGCCGCCTGTGTCGTCAATGCACTGCGGGGCAAGCTGCTTGAGCAGATCGCCTTCCTCGCGGCATTCCACGGCGGCTTCCGCATCGGACGCCACATAACGCGCCCCGCTGTGCAGCAGGCCGTGGTTGGCTCCGGAAGCGCCGGAGTTGATGTCGCGTTTTTCCACCAGCAGGCAGGTGAGCCCGCGTAGGGCAAGGTCGCGCGCAAGCCCGCACCCTGTGGCCCCGCCGCCGATGATGAGCACGTCCGTTCCGATTGTCTTCATGTCTGTTCCGTGCCGGGGTGTTTCCGGCGGTTGCCGATTCTGCGGGTCGTATTATGCCGCTCTGCCCGGAATTGTTTAACGAACGGTGCGGTCTGATTGATACGGAATCCGGAGAAAGGCGTTCGTTTTCGAAAAAAATGCTAATGGTATCCAACATGGGCATGGCCGCGGGGCAGGCTTGTTCTTGTCTGCTAAACCCCGGAGCGCCGGTTGTTGTTGTCGGTCGTTGCCGATTGTTGCCGGTATCGTTCCGCATGTCTTTCCGCAGGCAGGGAAGGCCCGTGGAACATGAGAGAGTGGCCTTTTTCCCCTGGCTCCGGCATTGCCGTTTTGCCCCCTCTTCTCCTGCACGGAGACTGTCTTGAGCGGACGATGAAATTTGCTTTTTTCCTTGTAGCAAAAAACCGAACGTGATATCAATTTGAAACGAAAAAAATATCATTCGGTGACCGAATTGAGTTGAATAGTAGCGCAATCGCTTTGTAGAGTCATCAGTTTTTTCGAATGTGAAAGTGAAGGCGTTGTTTTCTTTTCGGAAACGAACATAAGAGGCCGAAAGTGATGAAGGCGGAAGCCGGACACGGGGAAACGTCTCCCGATGAGGTAGACAGGAGAGATGCGGTGAACGAGCCGGACGAAGCCGATGTGACCACTGCGTCCGGCGCAACGGGCGAGTTGGCGGAAGCACGCCATGAGGCAGTGCGTTCGCGGCATGGCAAGGTTCTGGATTTGGTGCGCGAGAACGGGTTTATGTCCATAGGTGCTCTTGCGGAACGCTTTGGCGTGACGCCGCAGACCATGCGGCGGGATATTAATATTTTGAGCAGGCAGGGGCTTGTGCAGCGGCACCACGGGGGTGCCGGACCCATTCTGAGCACCGAGAACATGGACTATCTGGAACGGCGGGTGCTCTGCCTGCAGGAAAAGCGCGAAATAGCCAAGCTGGTGGCGAGGCAGATAGGGCCGCGCTCCTCGCTCTTCATCAATATAGGGACGACGACGGAAGAGGTGGCCAAGGCACTGTTCAAGCATGAACGGCTGCGCGTGATCACCAACAACCTGAATGTGGCCCAGATTCTGTGCAAGAACGCCTCCATAGAGGTTATTGTTTCCGGCGGCTTGGTGCGGCACAAGGACTGCGGCATTGTGGGCGAGGCGACCATAGATTTTATCCGCCAGTTCAAGGTGGATTACGGTATTATAGGCATAAGCAGTATTGATATGGACGGTACCCTGCTGGATTTTGATTACCGCGAGGTGCGCGCGGCGCGGGCGATAATGGAAAATTCACGCAAGGTGTTTCTGGTGACGGACCACACCAAGTTCGGGCGCAACGCCATGGTGCGGCTGGGCAGTATAGAGGAGGTGGACGCCGTTTTTACGGACAGGCGGCCCCCCGACGAACTGGTGGAGATTATCCGGCGGGCCAATGTGGCACTGCATGTGGCAAAATAGCCGCGACTGGCAGCCGGTGTGGGGACTAGGTGATTCATCCGGAGTAGGAGTGGTATGGGTCTGGAACTGAAGGGTGTTTCGAAACTGGTAGGGCAGGAGGTGCATCTGCGGGATATTTCCCTGCGCCTTGAACCGGGGCAACGCTATGTTGTGCTGGGCAGGACGCTGGCGGGAAAGACATCGCTGCTGCGCATAATGGCCGGGCTGGACCGTCCCACCAAGGGAACGGTGCTGGCGGGTGGCAAGGACGTGACAGGTGTTTCGGTACGCGAGCGCGATATAGGCATGGTGTACCAGCAGTTCATCAATTATCCGTCACTGACCATCTATGACAACATAGCCTCTCCGCTGAAGATTCATGGCGTGGCCCGGGCGGAGGTGGAAAAGCGGGTGCAGGAAGTGGCAGCCATGCTGCACATAGAGCACCTGCTGGGGCGGCTGCCCGCAGAGCTCTCCGGGGGTCAGCAGCAGCGCACAGCCATTGCGCGGGCACTGGTGAAAAATGTGGACCTGCTGTTGCTGGACGAGCCGCTGGTGAACCTTGACTACAAACTGCGTGAGGAGCTGCGCGAGGAACTGCAGAAGATTTTCGGCCAGCGCGAATCGGTAGTGGTGTACACCACCACCGAACCTACCGAGGCCCTGATGCTGGGCGGTAATGTGATCGTCATGCACGAGGGGCGCGTTCTGCAGGTGGGACCCACCGCGCAGGTGTATCAGAATCCCGTTTCCATGAAAGTTGCGGAAGTGTTCAGCGATCCGCCCATCAATTTTATCCCCGTGTCCGTGGACGCACAGTGCGCCCGGTTCGGGGATGAATTGTGTTTTCCCCTCACAGAGGACATGGCGGGGCTGGGGAGCGGCGAATACGTGTTCGGCATACGGTCCAACAAGTTCACCCTGAAGCGCCCGGAGAAGGATTTTCTGACCATGACGGGCAAGGTGGGGCTGGCGGAAATAAACGGCTCGGAAACGTTCATTCACTTCCGGCACGGGGGAAAGACGTTTGTCGTGCAGGATGAAGGCGTGCACATGCATGAGGTGGGACGCCACGTGGATGTGTATGCGCATCCCGGTGATTTCTATGTCTTCAGCACGGCGGGCGAACTGCTCGTTGCACCCAAGCACGACCGATAGCGGAGAAGGATGCCATGGCCCGTATAGATTTGCATGAGATACGACACAGCTACAAGCCGAACCCCAAGTGCGACGACGATTTTGCGCTTAAACGGGTGCACACCACGTGGGAGGATGGCGGCGCCTATGCCCTGCTCGGTCCTTCCGGGTGCGGCAAGACGACCATGCTGAACATTATTTCCGGACTGCTCAAGCCTTCGCACGGGAGCATTCTGTATGACGGGAAGGATGTTTCTTCCCTGCAGCCGGAACAGCGCAACATTGCACAGGTGTTTCAGTTTCCCGTTCTGTATGACACCATGACGGTGTACGACAATCTTGCCTTTCCCCTGCGCAACAGGGGCGTGGGCAAGACCGAGGTGGATGCGCGGGTGCGCCACATAGCGCAGACGCTGGAACTTTCTGCCGATCTGGGCAAGCGCGCCGCAGGGCTTTCTGCCGACGCCAAGCAGAAGATATCGCTCGGTCGCGGGCTGGTGCGCAGCGATGTGGCGGCCATTCTCTTTGACGAGCCGCTGACCGTGATAGACCCGCACCTGAAGTGGGATTTGCGCCGCAAGCTCAAGGAGATTCACAAGGAATTCAACCTGACCATGATTTATGTGACCCACGATCAGGTGGAGGCAATGACCTTTGCCGACCGTATCGTGGTGATGTACGAGGGCGAGATAGTGCAGACGGGCACGCCGGAGGAGTTGTTTGAACGGCCGGAGCATGTGTTCGTGGGCTATTTCATAGGCAGCCCGGGAATGAACTTTTTGCCCTGCACGGTCAGCGGGGACAACGCAGTGGCGGGCGAAGCTGCCATTGCGCTGGCACCGGGGTACGGCGCACGCGCCGCTGCGCTGGGGCGTGAATTCAAGCTGGGCATACGGCCCATGTATCTCGGCGTGCATGCCACAAGAGGCGAGTGCGGCGAGAACCCCTGTCTGCAAGGGCGCGTGACCGGTGTGGAGGATCAGGGTTTCTGCCGCATTGTGACTGTGCAGTTCGGCGGGCATGAGATGAAGGCACGGGTGAACGACGAGCGCACGGTGCCGGATGGCGCCTGCTGGATGACTTTTCCGGCGGATAAGGTGCGGCTGTATTACAATGAACGGCTGGTGGGCTAGGGAGGCGGCATGAATAAATGGGAAAACAACAGGGCGTGGTTCCTTATCCTGCCTGTCTTCGTGATTGTGGCCTTTAGTGCCGTTATTCCGCTTATGACGGTGGTGAACTATTCCGTTCAGGAGATTTTTGGCCCCGGGCAGCGCATGTTTGTGGGCACGGAGTGGTTTGCGGAAACCCTTGCCGACAAGCGCCTGCATGACGCGCTGGGGCGGCAGTTGCTGTTCTCCGGGCTGGTGCTGCTTATTGAGATGCCGCTGGGTGTGGGCATTGCGCTGACCATGCCCAAGAAGGGATGGGCGTCTTCTGCCTGTCTGGTTGTGCTGGCACTGCCGCTGCTTATTCCGTGGAACGTGATAGGCACCATTTGGATTATCTTTACGAGGCCGGATATAGGACTCTTCGGGGCGGCGTTCCATAATCTGGGCATACCGTTTGACCATACGGCGAGCCCACTGGATGCGTGGATAACGCTTATGCTCATGGAGGTGTGGCACTGGACGCCGCTTGTGGCCCTGCTGGCCTATGCCGGACTGCGCGCCATACCGGAAGCCTATTATCAGGCGGCCAAGATTGACGGTGCATCGGCATGGGCGGTGTTCCGCTACATTCAGTTGCCCAAGATGCGCGGGGTGCTGACCATTGCGCTGCTGCTGCGGTTCATGGACAGCTTCCTCATTTACGCGGAACCGTTTGTTCTTACGGGGGGCGGCCCCGGCAACGCGACCACCTTCCTGTCCATTTATCTGGTCAAGATAGCGGTGGGGCAGTTTGACCTTGGTCCCGCTGCCGCGTTCTCGCTCATCTACTTCCTCATTGTCCTGCTGTTCTGCTGGCTGTTTTATCAGGCCCTGCAGGCCGTGGGCACGGGAGACAAGAAATGAAGATACGCAAACGTTACTTTGTGCTTATCATCTATCTGGTGCTGCTGTTCCTGCCCATCTACTGGATGCTGAACATGTCGCTGCGCACCAACGCGGATATTCTGGGCAGCCTGTCCATGTATCCCAAGGAGCCCACGCTGGAGAACTACCTGAAGATATTCCGCGATCCTTCATGGTATTCCGGCTACATAAACTCCATTATCTATGTTTCCATGAACACGGTTATCTCTCTGGTTACGGCGCTTCCCGCCGCCTATGCCTTTTCGCGCTACCGGTTCATCGGCGACAAGCATGTGTTCTTCTGGCTGCTGACCAACCGTATGGCGCCGCCCGCGGTGTTTCTGCTGCCCTTCTTCCAGCTGTATTCCACCTTTAACCTCATTGACACGCACATAGCGGTGGCGCTGGCCCACTGCCTGTTCAACGTGCCGCTGGCGGTGTGGATACTGGAAGGGTTTATGTCCGGCGTGCCGAGAGAGATTGACGAGACAGCCTTTATTGACGGGTACAGTTTTCCCCGGTTTTTCATCCGGGTGTTTGTGCCCCTCATCCGGGCGGGCATAGGCGTTACCGCCTTCTTCTGCTTCATGTTCAGTTGGGTGGAACTGCTGCTTGCACGTACGCTCACCACCACGGCGGCAAAGCCCATCGCTGCAACCATGACCCGCACAGTGAGTGCCACGGGGCTTGACTGGGGTCTGCTCGCCGCGGCGGGTATGCTGACCATAGTGCCCGGTGCGCTGGTCATCTGGTTCGTGCGCAACCATCTTGCCAAGGGCTTTGCCCTGGGACGCGTGTAGGAGGCGGACATGAACATGGAATGGATGGCGTGGACGCCGATTACGGCTGCGTTCTTTTCGGTTATTGTGGTCATGCTCATCGGCATGACCATATGGGAGATTGTTTCTCCCAACGTGGCGCGCAAGGGGTTTTTGCCCATTGTGACCACGCGGGGAGACAGGTTGTTCATCGGTCTGCTGGGAAGCGCCTATATTCATCTGGCATGGCTGGGACTTACGGGTTTTCCGCTGTGGATGGCAACGGTGCTGGCGGTGGGCTTTATTATCTCCGTCATCCGATGGGGGTAGCCGGAGAGAGCAGGGTGCCCTGAAACCGGGCGGCAGAAGGTGCTGCTGCGTTGCCGCAGTGTGCAATGCCTGAGTTGTGGTGTGGCGGATTGCCTTGCTCTGCCGGAGACAGACTGCGGAGACGGTCTGTTTTGCAGGTGACCCTGATGGGGCATACAGCGGTTTTTTTGGGGTGAAGATGCCGGAGAGCTTTTTCCGGCGGAACATGGTACGGAGTTTGTGGAGTTCTTTGTCTTTTGAACACGGAGGTATGTATGAAACTGAGGCGTGTGTTCTTGGTGGGAACGCTTATTGCGGCGCTCCTCGGCCTCGCTGGCATCGCAGTTGCCGATGATGCCCAGTATAAGGCTGCTGCAAAGAAATGGATCGATCAGGAATTTCAGCCTTCCACGCTGAGCAAAGACGATCAGATGAAGGAAATGGAGTGGTTCATCAATGCCGCCAAGCCCTTCCGCGGCATGGAAATCAAGGTGGTTTCCGAAACCATTCCCACCCATGAGTACGAATCCAAGGTGCTCGCCAAGGCGTTTTACGAAATCACGGGCATTAAGGTCACGCATGACCTGATTCAGGAAGGCGACGTGATTGAGAAGTTGCAGGTGCAGATGCAGTCCGGCGAGAACGTGTTTGACGCCTATGTCAACGACTCGGACCTCATAGGCACGCACTTCCGCTCCGGCCACGTGGTGAACCTCACCGACTGGATGACGGGAGAAGGCAAGGACGCAACCCTGCCTACGCTGGATATCGACGACTTTATCGGCAAGTCGTTCACCACCGGACCTGACGGCAAGCTGTATCAGCTGCCCGACCAGCAGTTCGCAAACCTGTATTGGTTCCGTTACGACTGGTTCCAGCGCCCCGAACTGAAGAAGGCGTTTAAGGAACTGTATGGCTATGAACTGGGCGTGCCCGTGAACTGGTCCGCCTATGAAGACATTGCCGAGTTCTTCTCTAAGCATGTGAAGGAAGTGGACGGCGTTGCCGTGTACGGTCACATGGACTACGGCAAGAAGGCTCCCGACCTTGGCTGGCGTTTCACCGACGCATGGCTCTCTATGGCCGGTGCCGGTGACAAGGGACTGCCCAACGGCAAGCCCGTGGACGAATGGGGCATTCGTGTTGACGGTTGCCGTCCTGTGGGCGCAAGCGTTTCCCGCGGTGGCGCGACCAACGGCCCCGCCGCCAAGTACGCCCTGCGCAAGTACATGGAATGGCTGCGTCTGTATGCTCCTCCCGGCGCGCTTGGCATGGACTTCTACCAGTCTCTGCCCAGCCTTGCCAAGGGTAACGTGGCTCAGCAGATATTCTGGTACACTGCGTTTACCGCTTCCATGGTGGAAGAAGGCACGCCTGTCGTGAATGCCGATGGCACCCCCAAGTGGCGCATGGCTCCTTCGCCGCGCGGACCTTACTGGGAAGAAGGCCAGAAGCTCGGGTATCAGGACTGCGGTTCGTGGACCCTGCTGAAGAGCACCCCTGTGGACCGCCGCAAGGCCGCATGGCTGTTTGCACAGTTCTGCGTTGCCAAGACCACCTCGCTGAAGAAGACCCATGTGGGCCTTACCCCCATCCGCGACAGCGACATACGGCATGAATCCTTCACCGAACGCGCACCCAAGCTGGGCGGTCTGGTGGAATTCTACCGCAGCCCCGCACGCGTTTCGTGGACGCCCACCGGAACCAACGTGCCGGATTATCCCAAGCTGGCACAGCTATGGTGGCAGAACATAGGTGAAGCCGTGGCCGGTGAAGTGACTGTGGAAACCGCCATGGACAACCTTGCCCGCGAACAGGACAAGATTCTTGCCCGCCTTGAGCGTTCCAACACGCTGGGCGAGTGCGGTCCCAAGCTGAACCCCGAACGGGACGAAGAGTACTGGCTGAGCCAGCCCGGCGCTCCCAAGCCCAAGCTGGCGAACGAAAAGCCGCAGGGCGAAACCATCGACTACGACACGCTTATTCAGGCGTGGAAGGAAGGCCGCGCACGCTAGTGTGGTCTTGATGGTGTGATGTGCATACGAAGGGGCGTCCCGCCGGGGCGCCCCTTTTCTTGTGATGGTGCGGACATATTCGTGGATAGGCCGAAGAACGCCTGACGGCCTGTGAAAAGCGGGTTTTCAGCAGGCCGTCAGGCGAAAATGGTTCGGCGGATGCGGATCAGGCGCGTATGAACGCAGCCCGAGCAGGCGGGTTAGCCCCGCATCTTCTTCAGGGCGTCCAGCGCGGCATGCGGTATGGCCAGCTTTTTGTCCGCCTGTGCAAAGTCGGCAGGCCAGAGCTTGGCGGCGGTGTTGATGTGGCCCAGAATGTTCGCGGCGTCTTCTTCGGAGTAGTCCAGATCGTCGGCGAGATCGGTGATGCTAAACTTGTATGACTTCTTGCCGCCGGGCGAGGTTGCGTTTCGGGTGCCCAGAATCAAGTAGTCCAGTACGTAGTTAACATCTCTAGGGTCGACCATGTGATTTCCTCTCGAATTGCAGTCTTTTTCATTGGGCATGCGGCGTGCGGCAGGACCGGGGCGGGACTGTGGTGAGCCCGTGTGCGGGGTGCTGCGCGGTTTGCCAGCATGCGTATGCATCATGTTGCCAGAATTCCCGCAAGTTGCAAAGCAAAGCAAGCGGTAACCGTGATATGGGAGAAAACGTCCCCTCATCCGGCATGCCAGCACAGCGTGAGCGCAAATTCAATGCTCTGCAAGGGGGTTTTCTGACCGATGCCTGTGCGCGGTGCATGGCACCCGCACGGCGTGAGGCTTCCTACCACGGCGGTACATGAAAGGCAAAGGGGAAACGCCCGCCGCGCCCCGGAAAATGTGCGCCGGAGGGCTTTTTGCTTGCTGCCGGACGGTCGGGGAGGGAGTGCGGTGTTTGTATTTGGGGAGTGAGTATATACTGTTTACGAGATGGAAGATGATGGAGCATGCAGACGCACGCAAAAGAAATGCACTTTTGTGCAAGAGACTGCACAGTCGTTTCAGGTATGGGGGCAGGGGTGTTCATGAATGTGTTATTCATGGTTCTTAAAAATTGTAAGCTCCACCCCGTTGAAAATGCTTTGATTATACCATGCTAAGGGTGAATGTGGAGTGCTGCTGGAGTATTGTTTAGCGCAAGGAATTGTTCTCCCGTAAAATTTTCATGTACATTTTCCATGTTTGTGTTTATCTGGGGATAGAAACTAACCCCCCCTTAAGAGGTGCCATAATGAACACGAACCCGTATTTTGATCAGGCGATGGCTATGGTGCAGGCGCAGGCTGGCGTGAAGCAGATGACCCCCGCCGAGATGATTGCAATGGTTAAGGATTTGGCTGAAGGTTTGGCAAAACTTTCCGGCAGCGAAGTTGCAGAGTGTGTGTGCGAAGAGGCTGCAGAAGGCCCGGTTGTTGATCCCAAAAAGGCCATTAAGCAGAACTCCATTATTTGCGTGGAGTGCGGAAAGTCCTTCAAGATTTTGGGCAAGAAGCATCTTGCTACACACGGACTTACGCCTAATGAATATCGCGAGAAGCACGGCTACAAAAAGGGTACTGCCCTTGTTTGTAAAAGTCTTGCCAAGCAGCGCAAGGAAAAGATGGCTTCCATGAGGATTTGGGAAAAGGTGGAAAGCCGCGGCAAGAAGAGCACGGCCAAGCCCGCAAAGGCTGAAAAGTAAGCGGAGATTTACATCCCCGGCAGCGGTTGCTGCTTTGCCGGAATGTTCACCGCGAGTACGGGAACATGAACAGGCAGGTGGCACCCGGCTATGGCTGAGGTTTCAGCCATGATGATACTGCATGAAATATCCCCCGCCACGCGATGTGCATGGCGGGGGATTGCTTTTGGATGCTGCGGGCGGGCGCGGCAGATGGGGTGCCCTGCTACGCGAATTCCTGCTCTGTTCTGCGGATGATTTCTTCCTGATGGTCGGCATCCAGATCCACGAAGTAGTCGCTGTATCCCGCCACGCGGACGAGCAGGTTGCGGTATTCATCCGGGGTGGTCTGCGCCTTGCGCAGAGTGGCGGTATCTACCACGTTGAACTGAATGTGGTGCCCGTTCATGGCAAAGTAGGTGCGGATAAGCTGGGCAAGTTTGTCCAGATCGCCCTCGCCTGCAAGGACGGCAGGCAGGAAACGCTGGTTGAGCAGAGTGCCGCCGGATTTGATCTGGTCCATCTTGCTCAGGGACTTGATGACCGCCGTGGGGCCTTGTCTGTCTGCTCCGTGGGAGGGCGAGGTGCCGTCTGACTCCGGCAGGTGGGCGAGGCGTCCGTTCGGTGTGGCACCCAGCATTTTGCCGAAATAGACATGGCACGTGGTGGAGAGCATATTCAGGTGGTAGACGGTGCCCTTGGTGTTCGGCTTGCCGTCTATGGCGGCGAACAGGGAATCGTACACCCGGCGCATCAGGTTGTCTGCCCTGTCGTCATCATTGCCGAAGAAGGGGGTTTTGTTCCACAGGCGCAGGCGCAGTGCCTCCTTGCCCCTGAAGTTAGCGGCGAGGGCGGTGAGCAACTCGTCCATGGAAACTAAGGGAAGCTTGGAGGCCTCGGCATCTGCAGTGGCGGTATCTGTGCCGAACACATGGGTTTTCAGGGCGGAAAGGCTGTCCGTTACCGTGCCTATGCCGCAGCACTGGATGTAGTTGGTGTTGTAGCGCGGGCCGCCGTTGTAGTAGTCCTGTCCCTGTTCTATGCAGTCGTGGATGACCACGGACAGGAACGGGGCAGGGGAATGCAGGGCGTACATGCGCTCTATGTAGTTGTTTACGCGGATTTTCAGGTCCACCACGTATTCCAGTTGGCGGGTGAAGGCGGCGTACAGGTCGTCAAAGGTGGCGAAGTGGCGCGGGTCGCCCGTCTGCGGGCCGACCTGCATGCCTGTGAGCGGGTCTGTGCCGTTGTTCAGGGTTATTTCCAGCACCTTGGGCACGTTCAGGTAGCCGGTGAGGATGTAGGCTTCCTTCCCGAAGCTGCCTGTTTCTATGCAGCCGCTGGTGCCGCCTTCGCGGGCGTCTTCCACGGTCTTGCCCACGCGGATCTGCTGCATGACCACGGTATCTGTATTGAAAACGCTGGGATAGCCGTAGCCGTTGCGGATGACCCGCGCCGCAGCCTTGAGGAAGCGTTGCGGGGTCTGGCTGCTTATGTGCACGCTGGGCTGGGGTTGCAGCAGGTGGAGTTCGTCCGCCACTTCCAGAATGAGGAAGGAGACCTCGTTCACGCCGTCGGTGCCGTCGCGCCGCAGTCCGCCGAGGTTGATCTGGGTGAAGTCGTTGTAAGTGCCGCTTTCTTTGGCGGTGACGCCCACCTTGGGCGGGGCGGGGTGGTTGTTCACCTTTATCCAGAAGCAGGCGAGGAGTTCCTTTGCGCTGTCACGGGTGAGGGTGCCGTGTGCCAGTTCTGCCTCGTAAAAGGGCGCGAGGTGTTGGTCCAGATGACCGGGGCTCATGGCGTCCCAGCCGTTCAGTTCGGTAATGGTGCCCAGATGGACGAACCAGTACATTTGCAG includes:
- a CDS encoding MucR family transcriptional regulator produces the protein MYIFHVCVYLGIETNPPLRGAIMNTNPYFDQAMAMVQAQAGVKQMTPAEMIAMVKDLAEGLAKLSGSEVAECVCEEAAEGPVVDPKKAIKQNSIICVECGKSFKILGKKHLATHGLTPNEYREKHGYKKGTALVCKSLAKQRKEKMASMRIWEKVESRGKKSTAKPAKAEK
- a CDS encoding ABC transporter substrate-binding protein, producing the protein MKLRRVFLVGTLIAALLGLAGIAVADDAQYKAAAKKWIDQEFQPSTLSKDDQMKEMEWFINAAKPFRGMEIKVVSETIPTHEYESKVLAKAFYEITGIKVTHDLIQEGDVIEKLQVQMQSGENVFDAYVNDSDLIGTHFRSGHVVNLTDWMTGEGKDATLPTLDIDDFIGKSFTTGPDGKLYQLPDQQFANLYWFRYDWFQRPELKKAFKELYGYELGVPVNWSAYEDIAEFFSKHVKEVDGVAVYGHMDYGKKAPDLGWRFTDAWLSMAGAGDKGLPNGKPVDEWGIRVDGCRPVGASVSRGGATNGPAAKYALRKYMEWLRLYAPPGALGMDFYQSLPSLAKGNVAQQIFWYTAFTASMVEEGTPVVNADGTPKWRMAPSPRGPYWEEGQKLGYQDCGSWTLLKSTPVDRRKAAWLFAQFCVAKTTSLKKTHVGLTPIRDSDIRHESFTERAPKLGGLVEFYRSPARVSWTPTGTNVPDYPKLAQLWWQNIGEAVAGEVTVETAMDNLAREQDKILARLERSNTLGECGPKLNPERDEEYWLSQPGAPKPKLANEKPQGETIDYDTLIQAWKEGRAR
- the hypD gene encoding trans-4-hydroxy-L-proline dehydratase; the encoded protein is MNQRIWNLRKESFGAKPAISIERALLETEFYREHYGKHSLPVLRALFFRHLCERKTIYIGAHELIVGERGPAPKVVPTFPELTCHSAKDLRILNSREMARYSVSETDIATYEREVVPYWKGRSMRDRVFGNVPQEWKNAYESGLFTEFMEQRAPGHTALDGTIYSTGMLDYKARIADRIARLDYLNDPLAPERAEQLRAMDIACDAVIIFAERHAALAESMAQAEQDHHRRAELLHMAQVCRRVPAHAPRTFHEALQMYWFVHLGTITELNGWDAMSPGHLDQHLAPFYEAELAHGTLTRDSAKELLACFWIKVNNHPAPPKVGVTAKESGTYNDFTQINLGGLRRDGTDGVNEVSFLILEVADELHLLQPQPSVHISSQTPQRFLKAAARVIRNGYGYPSVFNTDTVVMQQIRVGKTVEDAREGGTSGCIETGSFGKEAYILTGYLNVPKVLEITLNNGTDPLTGMQVGPQTGDPRHFATFDDLYAAFTRQLEYVVDLKIRVNNYIERMYALHSPAPFLSVVIHDCIEQGQDYYNGGPRYNTNYIQCCGIGTVTDSLSALKTHVFGTDTATADAEASKLPLVSMDELLTALAANFRGKEALRLRLWNKTPFFGNDDDRADNLMRRVYDSLFAAIDGKPNTKGTVYHLNMLSTTCHVYFGKMLGATPNGRLAHLPESDGTSPSHGADRQGPTAVIKSLSKMDQIKSGGTLLNQRFLPAVLAGEGDLDKLAQLIRTYFAMNGHHIQFNVVDTATLRKAQTTPDEYRNLLVRVAGYSDYFVDLDADHQEEIIRRTEQEFA